CTCCTCAGATCCCCCCTGAGACCtcaaaacaacccccaaaacaacccccgagccccccaaaacccccgagccccccaaaacaacccctgagccccccaaaacccctgagccccccaaaacagcccctgagacccccaaaacaacccccgagacccccaaaacagcccccgagcaccccaaaacaacccccgagccccccaaaacagcccccgagcaccccaaaacaacccccgagccccccaaaacaacccccgagccccccaaaacaacccccgagccccccaaaacccctgagccccccaaaacaacccccgagccccccaaaacagcccccgagccccccaaaacagcccccgagccccccaaaacaacccccgggccccccaaaacaacccccgAGCCCCTCAAAACaacccccgagccccccaaaacagcccccaagacccccaaatctcccccgAGACTCCCAAAAcagcccccgagccccccaaaacagcccccgagccccccaaaacaacccccgagacccccaaaacaacccccgagccccccccaAACCAGCTGAGAACCCCCCAAATCCgacacccccaaatctccccgagccccccgagccccccactCACTTGGGCACCCTGACCACGTACTCGGTCAccacctgggagctgctgccctgcgGGACaaggggggggtttggggggtccctggggaaaTTGGGGGAGTCCCAGGGGCATtcggggaggggtccccaggagggattttgggggtgaagGGTTTGAGGAggttcaggggggtcccggggagggtTTTTGGGACCCCCCGGACTCACCAGCGAGGCCATCCCGGGGGCGAGAGGGGGCGCGGGCCCAGATGCGGCTCAGGGGAGGCTCCtgaggggaaagggggggggTCAGggcctggggacccccaaagcCGGGATCCCTTCAAAGTGGGGACCCCTCAAACGCCCCGCAGGTCCCTCccaagccccccaggaccccccagggctccccgggaccccccaaaccccccccgggccccccccggCCCCACCGCCCGCTCCGGCTCCGCTTCCCGCCCGGACCGGAACACCGCGTCACGTGACCGGAAACAGGAACCCACGTGACCGGAAATGCCTCGCCGATGCGTCACCATGGCAACCGCGCGGCCCAGCCCCAAACTCCGCAATTTTCATTTCCAGTCCCCCCAAAACCttcaaatttcaccccaaaactctTCATTCACCCCAGCACCCACACCCCCGCCGCTTTTTATATCCCCAGACCCCCTCTcacccgcccccccccccccccaaatcgtgcttttcccccccattttccccgAGGGCAAAACCGCGAGTGGTTTTTGTTCCGTTTATTTGTGAAGTTAAAAACAAGCGGTAAAAAGTAAAAACTTTGAGCCTTCGGTGGTCGGAGTTTTCCAGACGCTCCGGAACGACACGGACAGGGCGGGGGGGGGCggccgggggggtttggggacccccgggggggaactggggaggatttggggacccccggggaggatttggggacccccagggaggtttggggacccccggggggatttggggaggatttggggacccccggggggatttggggacccccgggggggatttggggaggatttggggacccccggggaggatttggggacccccgggggggtttggggaggatttggggacccccgggggggtttggggaggatttggggacccccggggggctcgggggggtctcggggggtccccagggggggtTGGGGGCCCTTGGGCTCCCCGGGTGGcgtctgggggtccccaggaggGGACgggagggtttttggggggggttttggggtcccgggggggttttggggggtccccagcGGCTCCCAGGAATGTTCCAGCGGCtccgggggggtttggggggacacggggggcaggggaggggggggggggacccTCCcccggggggattttggggggtcgTGGGGCGGGAACCCCTCCCCCagaagggttttggggggtcctgggggattttggggacccctctcccagggggattttggggggattttggggggtcgTGGGGGGCCGCTCTCCCCGGCCGGCCGCGGCCGCTCGCCCAAAACAAAACGGGGGGGTCACAGACGGGGGGCACGGAGGGGTCACTGAGCCTGTGGGGGGAAACACGGGGGGTGtgggggaccccagacccccggGGGGAtcttggggggtccctggggggattttggggggtccctgggggattttggggggtccctgggggattctggggggtccctgggggggtttggggggtccctggggggttttgggggtccctgggggattttgggggtccccgggggattttggggggtccctggggggttttggggggtccctgggggattctggggggtccctgggggattttggggggtccctgggggttttggggggtccccggggggttttgaggggtccctgggggggtttgggggtccctgggggattttggggggtccctgggggatttgggggggtccctgggggggtttggggggtccctgggggattttggggggtccctgggggatttgggggggtccctgggggggtttggggggtccgtgggggattttgggggtccctggggggttttgggggtccctggggggatcttggggggtccccggggggttttgggggaccctgggggttttggggggtccctgggggattttggggggtccctgggggattttgggtggtctctggggggttttggggggtccctgggggaattttgggggtccctggggggttttggggggtccccgggggattctggggggtccctggggggattcttgggggtccctggggggattttgggggtccctggggggttttggggggtccctgggggttttgggggggtccctggggggattttgggggttccccagggggttttgggggttccccagggggttttggggggctcgggAGGGGTTCTGGAGGTCCTGGGGGTGTTgtggggggtcctggtgggattttgggggtcctgggcagtgtctggggggggtcctggtgggattttgggggtcctgagctgttctggggggtcctggtgggattttgggggtcctgagccgttctggggggtcctggtgggattttgggggtcctgagccgttctggggggtcctggtgggattttgggggtcctgggcagtgtctgggggGGCTCCATCACCACAAACGCTTCCCTGGGGGGAGGGAGGCCACCccgggggggctgggggtcctggggaagctctgggggtcccagggtcagttttgggggtcccagggcagttttagGGGTCCCAGGGTCAGTTTTAGGGGTCCCAGGTCAGCTCTGTGGGTCCCaggtcagttttgggggtcccaggtcagttttgggggtcccagggcagttctggggtcagtttggtggtcccagggcagttttggggtcagttttgggggtcccagggtcagttttggggtccgtttgggggtcccagggcagttttggggtcagtttgggggtcccaggtcagctctgggggtcccagggcagttttagGGGTCCCAGGTcagctctgggggtcccagggcagttttgggggtcccagggcagttttagGGGTCCCAGGGaagctctgggggtcccagggcagttttggggtcagtttgggggtcccagggcagttctgGGGTCGGTTTGGTggtcccagggcagttctgGGGTCAGTTTGGTGGTCCCAGGtcagtttttgggggtcccaggtcaGTTTTAGGGGTCCCAGGGTCAGTTTTGgtggtcccagggcagtttttgggggtcccaggtcaGTTTGGGGTCGGTTTGTGGCTCCCAGGTCAGTCTGGGGtcggtttgggggtcccagggtcagtttttgggggtctcagagcagtttttgggggtcccaggtcagttctggggtgggtttggggttcccaggtcagttttggggctcccaggtCAGTTTTGGTGGTCCCAGGTCAGTTTTGGTGGTCCCAGGTCAGTTTTAGGGCTCCCAGGTCAGTTTTTGTGGCTCCCAGGTCAGTTCTGGGGTCGGTTTGtgggtcccagggcagttctgGTGTTGGTTTGGTGGTCCCAGGTcagttttggggctcccaggtCAGTTCTGGGGCTCCCAGGTCAGTTTGGGGTCGGTTTGTGGTTCCCAGGTCAGTTTTAGGGGTTCCCAGGTCAGTTTTAGGGCTCCCAGGGTCAGTTTTTGTGGCTCCCAGGTcagttttggggctcccaggtCAGTTTTTGTGGCTCCCAGGTCAGTTTTTGTGGCTCCCAGGTCAGTTCTGTGGCTCCCAGGTCGCTCTGGGGTCAGTTTTAGGGTTCCCAGGTCAGTTTTTGTGGCTCCCAGGTCAGTTTGGGGTCAGTTCTGGGGCTCCCAGGTGAGTTTTTGTGGCTCCCAGGTCGCTCTGGAGCCCgtacctgctgtccctgctgcgCGGGGGGCGGTGCTGGCCCGGCCCCCCCGGGGGTCTGGCCGTAGTACGCCGCTTGCTGCCGGTAATACTCGGCCCAGGCCGCGCTGTAGTCGGGCTGGGGGccggggggagccccgggacccccccccgagGCCACCTGGGCcgctgtggggacacagggaggggcTGTCAGGGCtggggggtgtccccagagccccccccgggggatttttggggggatttacCTTGTTTCTTGTAATATTCCTCCCAGGCCTTGGTGTAATCCTGCTGCGGGGGGGCCCCCGGCTGCTGCGgctgctggcctgggggggCACCGCGCCCAGGGGGGGCTTTAGGGGTGTGTGGGCAGGGTtaggggggacacaggggcactttggggtccccaggggtgtGGGGGGTTCAGAGGTGCAggtttggggttcccaggagcagtttggggtccccaggagcagTTTGGGGCCCCCAGGGGCAGTTTGGGTCCCCAGGCGGTGTTTGGGGGGTTCAgaggagcaggtttggggtccccagggggtcacaggagcaggtttggggtccccaggggcagtttgggggtccccaggagcagtttggggtccccaggggcagtttggggttCAGAGGTTcaggtttggagtccccaggGGGTCACAGGTgcaggtttggggtccccaggtgcaggtttggggtccccaggggcagtttggggttCAGAGGTGCAGGtgtggggtccccagggggtgtttgggggggttcagagatgcaggtttggggtccccaggggcagTTTGGGTCCCCAGGCGGTGTTTGGGGGGTTCAGAGGAGCAGGTTTAGGGTCCCCAGGGGGTCACAGGAGCAGGTTTGGGATCCCCAAAGGCACTTTGGGGTTCAGAGGTtcaggtttggggtccccaggggcagtttgggggggtcagaggtgcagtttggggtccccaggggttCTGAGGTGCAGGTTTAGGGTCCccaggggcagtttgggggggtcagaggtgcagtttggggtccccaggggcagtttggggtccccagggtgtcacaggagcaggtttggggtccccaggggcagtttgggggggtCAGAGGTgcaggtttggggtccccagggtgtcacaggagcaggtttggggtccccagggggtcTGAGGTGCAGGTTTAGGGTCCccaggggcagtttgggggggtCAGAGATgcaggtttggggtccccagggtgtcacAGGAGCAGGTTTGGGTCCCCAGGGGGTCAGAGGCAcaggtttggggtccccagggacAGTGTAGGGGTCAGAGGTGCAGGTTTagggtccccagggtgtcacaggagcaggtttggggtccccagggggtcTGAGGTGCAGGTTTAGGGTCCccaggggcagtttgggggggtCAGAGGTGCAGTTTGGGGTCAgcaggggcagtttgggggttcAGAGGAGCAGGTGTGGGGTCAGAGGTGCAGGTgtggggtccccaggggcagtttgggggtccccaggggcagtttggggtccccaggggcagtttgggggtccccagggtgagtttgggggtccccaggggcagtttggggtccccaggcgGTGTTTGGGGGGTTCAGAGGAgcagtttggggtccccaggagcaggtttgggggtccccaggagcagTCTGGGGTTCCCAGGAgcagtttggggtccccaggagcagtttgggggtccccaggggcagtttgggggtccccaggggcagtttggggtccccagggggtcAGAGGTGCAGTTTGAGGTCCccaggggcagtttggggtccccaggagcagtttggggtccccaggggcagtttggggttCAGAGGTGCAGCTTTGGGCTCCccaggggcagtttggggtccccaggggcagtttgggggttcagaggagcaggtttggggtccccaggagcagtttcgggtccccaggggcagtttggggtccccaggagcagtttggggtccccaggagcagtttgggggtccccaggggcagtttgggggtccccaggagcagttgggggtccccaggagcagtttggggtccccaggggcagtttggggtccccaggggcagtttgggggtccccagggtgagtttggggtccccagggtgagtttgggggtccccaggggcagtttggggtcgccaggggcagtttgggggtccccaggggtgtttgggggtccccaggagcagtttggggtccccaggggcagtttgggggttcAGAGGTgcagtttggggtccccaggagcagtttggggtccccaggggcagTTTGGGTCCCCAGGGACAGTTTGGGGGTTCAGAGGCGCGGGTTTGGGTCCCCAGGaacagtttgggggtccccaggggcagtttgggggtccccagggtgagTTTGGGGGTTCAGAGgagcagtttgggggtccccaggagcagtttgggggtccccaggagcagtttggggtccccaggggcagtttgggctccccaggagcagtttggggtccccaggggcagtttgggggtccccaggagcagtttggggtccccaggggcagtttgggctccccaggagcagtttgggggtccccagggtgagtttgggggtccctgggggtcgCTCAGGGGTCTCTGtgacccccccaccccctgggCAGGTTTTTGGGCTCCTCAAGGGGAGCTCTGCAGGTCCTGgaaggttttttggggtgggtgggggggggtCCAGGACCTGCCGGGGAtctcccaccccacccccccaccccaaagaGCCCAGGAGGGGCTCAgacccccccccgggacccccagattttttttggggtgcccaCCTAGCTTCTTGTAGTACTCCTCCCAGGCCTTGGTGTAGTCGGCCTGGCCGGtgggggggggctgggggggctcccCCTGCACggggggcgcggcgggcgggggctgcGCTGCCACGGGCCCGGGGGGCTGCTGGTAGTAGTGCGAGTAGTAGGCGGCCCAGGCCGCGTTGGGGTCCGGGGCCGGCGCCTTGCCTGGGGGGGGCCCCAAAAACCACGGTGTCAACCGGGGGGGGgccccccaaaatctgctcaGAGTTTGGGGATCCTGGCTGGAAATGCTGCCCCCCCCCAGTCCAGGGGGAAGGGTCGGGGACGGGGTCTGGCGTCCCCCAGGAGACCCCAAAAGGCTCAGGGAgaggtgagggggggtccctgagTTCAGGGTGGAGCCCCAGATTTGGGGATCCCCCCCATAGGCCAAGGGGGGTCTgacagcaccccaaaatcacaccgGGGGGGGGCACAGGAACCCCAGCGTGGGTCAGGGGAGTCCCCCAGATgaggggaggggtccccagaaCTGAGGGGTCCCCAGAACCGAGGGGTCCCCAGAACCGAGGGGTCACATCCCAGAACTGAGGGGTCACATCCCCCACACGCTGCTGGAATCCCCCCCACtctgccccccaaaaccccaaacccggCTGCTCAGCCCCAGGGGGGGCCCCCAAACCTCGGCAGGACCCCCAGACCCTCAGCAGGGCCCCCCAAACCCTCAGCAGAGCCCCCCAATCCTCAGCAGAGCCCCCAAACCCTTggcagagcccccagaccctcAGCAGGGCCCCCCAAACCCTcgtcaggacccccaaaccctcagcAGGGCCCCCCAAACCCtcaccaggacccccaaaccctcatcaggaccccccaaaccctcagcAGGGCCCCCCAAACCCTcgtcaggacccccaaaaccctcagCAGAGCCCCCCAATCCTCAGCAGAGCCCCCAAACCCTTGgcaggaccccccaaaccctcggcaggacccccaaaaccctcgGCCTCCCCCGCTGcgtcccagggggtcccaaagggtcccagggggtcccagggggtctcagggggtcccggggggtcccagggtgtcTCGGGGGTCCCAAAGGGTCCCAGgtggtcctggggggtcccggggggtcctggggggtctcaggggtcccggggggtcccagggggtcccaaagggtcccggggggtcccaaggggtcccaggggtcccggggtgtctcagggggtcccgggtggtcccggggggtctcgggggatctcggggggtcccagggggtcccggggagtctcggggggtcccagggggtcccggggagtctcggggggtctcgggggtcccggggggtcgCGGTACTCACTGGGGTCGTGGGGGGCTGGCGGCTGCCACTGGGGGTACGTgttgccccagccctggggggggTACTGGTGGGGGGGTGGCCCCCCCGGGCTGTGGGAAGGAGGGTGAGTGagtggggcaggatttgggggggagggAACCCCAAGAACCCCCAAAAGAGGCCGGTACTCACTgcgggggggctccggggggacCCTGGTTGAAGGGTCCGGGGTTGAAGGGGCCCATggggccggcggggccggggggacccccggggccggggccggggccgacGGGGCACAGCGGGCCCTGGGGGGGCAaagaggggtcagggggggctttgggggaccccgggaggaatttggggtcccccagcagagcccggggctgcccagagcagcacccGCTCCCcagagagctcccagggctttggggatttggggctgagttttggggtgtcccagagagctcccagggctttggggctctcctggggctttgggggggagttttggggtgtcccagagagctcccagggctttggggatttgggggggagatttggggtgtcccagagagctcccagggctttggggggagttttggggtgccccagagagctcccagggctttggggctctcctggggatttggggggagttttggggtgtcccagagagctcccagggctttggggctctgctggggatttgaggggagttttggggtgtcccagagagctcccagggctttggggctctgctggggatttgggggggagttttggggtgccccagagagctcccagggctttggggctctcctggggatttgggggggagttttggggtgccccagagagctcccagggctttggggctctcctggggatttggggggagttttggggtgtcccagagagctcccagggctttggggggagttttggggtgtcccagagagctcccagggctttggggaggagttctggggtgtcccagagagctcccagggctttggggaggagttttggggtgtcccagggagctcccagggctttggggctctgctggggctttggggggagttttggggtgtcccagagagctcccagggctttggggctctcctggggatttgaggggagttttggggtgccccagagagctcccagggctttgggagttttggggtgtcccagagagctcccagggctttggggctgagttttggggtgccccagagagctcccagggctttggggatttgggggggaattttggggtgtcccagagagctcccagggctttggggatttgggggggaattttggggtgtcccagagagctcccagggctttggggctctcctggggatttggggggagttttggggtgtcccagagagctcccagggctttggggctcccctggggatttgggggggagttttggggtgtcccagagagctgccagggctttgggggggagttttggggtgtcccagagagctcccagggctttgggggggagttttggggtgccccagagagctcccagggctttggggggagttttggggtgtcccagagagctcccagggctttgggagttttggggtgccccagagagctcccagggctttggggctctcctgggggagttttggggtgccccagagagctcccagggctttggggggagttttggggggtcccaaagagctcccagggctttggggctctcctggggctttgggggggagttttggggtgtcccagaggagtttttggggtgccctCACCTCAATCTTCTCCTCGATCAGCTGCTTGGCGTGGTCGATCTGCTGGGGGGTCCCGCGGATCACGAACAGTTTGAAGTTGGGGTCCCCGTTGGGGGGCAGCTGCCGCGAGATCTCCACGAACGCCCCGGTCTGCTGGTTGATGGCCTTGACGTTCTccccccctgcaccccaaaacccgcCCATGTCGGTCACAGGGgcaccccaaaatatcctgctggcagaggggcaccccaaaataccccgcTGGCAGAggggcaccccaaaacatcccacaGTCAGagggggcaccccaaaaccctctgctgtcacagggagcaccccaaaaccccccgcGGTCAgaggggacaccccaaaacccccccatgTCAgaggggcaccccaaaaccccctgctggcagaggggcaccccaaaatatcccactGTCACAGGGggcaccccaaaataccccgcAGTCAGAGggggcaccccaaaacatcccactGGCAGAGGggcaccccaaaataccccgcTGGCAGAggggcaccccaaaacatcccacaGTCAGAGGGGCACCCCAATACCCCCCCATGTCAGAggggcaccccaaaacatcccactGGCAGAGGggcaccccaaaataccccacaGTCACagggggcaccccaaaacccccccatgTCAGAggggcaccccaaaacatcccactGTCACAGGGGGCACCCCAAAACgcccctgggagctgccagtCCTCCTTggagaacccccaaacccctcccaggacccccaaactcTTCCCAACCCCCCCcgggaacccccaaaccccaatgtggggaccccctgagccccctcaaTGAGCACCCCCAAAacagggaggagagagggggtttggggggccaGGGGGAGTGGGGAggtgtttgggggggtctctgggggtcccaggggtgttggggatgtgtttgggggtcccaggggtgctggggaggtgtctgggggggttttgggggtctcaggggtgctggggatgtgtttgggggggtttgggggtcccaggggtgctggggatgtgtttgggggtcccaggggtgctggggatgtgtttgggggggttttgggggtcccaggggtgctggggatgtgtttgggggggtccctgggggtctcaggggtgctggggatgtgtttgggaggttttgggggtctcaggggtgctggggaggtgtttgggggggtttgggggtcccaggggtggtggggatgtgtttgggggggttttgggggtcccaggggtgctggggatgtgtttgggggggttttgggggtcccaggggtgctggggatgtgtttgggggtcccaggggtgttggggatgtgtttgggggtctcaggggtgctggggaggtgtttgggggggttttgggggtcccaggggtgctggggaggtgTTGGgtgggtccctgggggtcccagggaggtgtttgggggggttttggggctctcAGGAACATCTGAGGGATgctgggggaggttttgggggtcccaggggtgctggggatgtgtttgggggtcccaggggtgctggggaggtgtttgggggggtctctgggggtcccaggggtgttggggatgtgtttgggggtctcaggggtgctggggaggtgttgggggggttttgggggtcccaggggtgctggggatgtgtttgggggggttttgggggtctcaggaacaTCTGAGGGaagctgggggggttttgggggtccaggggagTTCCAGGGGTTCAGGGGAGAATTGGGGGAGCccagggagggattttgggggttttgggggggttttggggggattttgggggggttttggagggattttggggggttttggtgggtttttgagggggtttctgggggggttttgggggattttgggggtttttggggggggtttggggggttttttgggggtgttttgggggtttttgggggggggtttggggggttttttgggggtgttttggggggtttttggggggattttggggggttttggggggattttggggggattttgggggggttttggagggaatttggggggtttttgagggggtttctgggggggtttttgggaggattttgggggtttttgggggggtttggggggattttggggggggttttggggggattttggggggatttcggggaggttttggggggtttttggggtggtttctggggggtttttggggggatttggtggggtttttgtggggtttttgagggggtttctgggggggttttggggggaattttggggggatttttggggggattttggggggatttttggggggatttggggggattttgtggggtttttggggggttgtggggggattttgggggctttttgtggggtttttggggggattaaGGGGggtttttggaggggggggttggggggattttgtgggggatttttgtggggtttttggggggattttggggggtttttggggggatttggggatgaactgggagccgtggggggtcccagggtcgCCCCCCTCCTCACCTCTGCCGATGACGAGCCCACACTTGTGGGTGGGGATGGAGAAGGTCATCTCCCCCCCGGGGGGGCCCCAGCTGccctggccccggccccggccgcgccCCCCCGgcggcagccccggcccggggggtcctggggggccgctctgtggggagggggcgtcaggGGGGGGCAGAACCCCCAAAACAGGGGGggacaccccccaaaaaacatccctgCTCTGAAACAGCTCCTGGCTCCTCCCCAGAAtaaacccccaccccaaaaacactgcccaccttcccctggaacagctcctgtcaccccacagtgcagccccctccccaaaataaacccccaccccaaaataaacccccaccccaaaataaacccccacCCCAATAAACACTGCCCACCTTCCCCAAACAGCTCCTGTcaccccacagcacagccccctccccaaaatcccacagaccCTCCCCACagtgcagccccctccccaaaataaacccccaccccaaaaacactgcccaccctccccaaacagctcctgtcaccccacagggtgcagccccctccccaaaatcccacagccccctccccacagtgcagcccccaccccaaaataaacccccaccccaaaaaca
The sequence above is a segment of the Poecile atricapillus isolate bPoeAtr1 unplaced genomic scaffold, bPoeAtr1.hap1 scaffold_243, whole genome shotgun sequence genome. Coding sequences within it:
- the LOC131574317 gene encoding LOW QUALITY PROTEIN: far upstream element-binding protein 2-like (The sequence of the model RefSeq protein was modified relative to this genomic sequence to represent the inferred CDS: inserted 1 base in 1 codon) codes for the protein QPKKPQNLVLQHEKKSQFQVKTLIFSLELPLFYPNPPVFHPKPRRFFPDPPQVPVPRHSVGVVIGRSGEMIKKIQNDAGVRIQFKQDDGTGPEKIAHIMGPPXRCEHAARIINDLLQSLRSGPPGPPGPGLPPGGRGRGRGQGSWGPPGGEMTFSIPTHKCGLVIGRGGENVKAINQQTGAFVEISRQLPPNGDPNFKLFVIRGTPQQIDHAKQLIEEKIEGPLCPVGPGPGPGGPPGPAGPMGPFNPGPFNQGPPGAPPHPGGPPPHQYPPQGWGNTYPQWQPPAPHDPSKAPAPDPNAAWAAYYSHYYQQPPGPVAAQPPPAAPPVQGEPPQPPPTGQADYTKAWEEYYKKLAPPGRGAPPGQQPQQPGAPPQQDYTKAWEEYYKKQAAQVASGGGPGAPPGPQPDYSAAWAEYYRQQAAYYGQTPGGAGPAPPPAQQGQQAQ